Below is a genomic region from Rana temporaria chromosome 3, aRanTem1.1, whole genome shotgun sequence.
acacacacacacattcccatTGTAAATATCCACTTGCATTTTGTTTCATCCATTACAATTAAAAATTGGAGATATGACTGAACTATCATGTGTCTTAAAGAGCTGCTTATTACCTGATCCAGCATTCTTGTCATTCAATAGCTGTGTCTGGCTGTTTGGAAATATCTTCAGCTCTATGCTGTCTGGAGACTGAGCACTGGTGTGTGAATGAGAGCTCCGCAGAGCATTGAGATACTGAAGCCGAGAGACCTGGATCAAGAACAAACACAATCAAAAAACAAAGAAAGTGCTCATGAAACAAAGAAGAGCTATTGGATGCCCTTAAAAACAGCAGCGTAACATTTCTGTTTTGCCCAGAATCCACTGAATCAGAATGCTTTTAGGTCATATGAAATGCAGATTATGGTTTATGGCTCAGATTTCTTCATTATTTACAAGAAACCGTTGTATAAACAGACCCACAATAATGCTTTTGGTTCttaacctgaaaaaaaacaatttatctGGTGGTACATATTACATTAAATCAaaaactgcttaaccacttaagccccggaccattttgttgctaaatgcccaggccaggttttgcgattcggcactgcgtcgctttaacagacaattgcatggtcgggcgacgtggctcccaaacaaaattggcgtccttttttcccccacaaatagagctttcttttggtggtatttgatcacctctgcggtttttattttttgcgctataaacaaaaatagagcgacaattttgaaaaaaaatgcaatattttttactttttgctataataaatatcccccaaaaacatatgaatttttttttttcccctcagtttaggccgatacgtattctacctatttttggtaaaaaaaaaaaaaaaaaaatcgcaataagcgtttatcgactggtttgcgcaaaatttatagcgtttacaaaataggggttagttttattgcatttttattattattattttttttttttaccactaatggcggcgatcagcgatttttttcatgactgcgacattatggcagacaattttgacacatttttcagactattgtcattttcacagcaaaaaatgcatttaaattgcattgtttattgtgaaaatgacagttgcagtttgggagttaaccacagggggcgctataggagttagggttcacctagtgtgtgtttacaactgtaggggggtgtggctgtaggactgacgtcatcgatcgagtctccctataaaagggatcactcgatcgatgcagccgccacagtgaagcacagggaagccgtgtttacacacggctctccacgttcttcagctccggggagcgatcgcgacggagcggctataaacgaatagccgcgccatcgtcccggatcgctcccccgcatgtagcggggggggggtccgatcggacccccgacccgcggagcctatacgtgccattctgtggacgtacatttacatgcggcggtcggcaagtggttaaaaaaaaaaaaaaatggcaatgctgatCTCAGCAAACAATAAGATGTAAAAAAATTGAACCCAGCATCTGCTAAAGTATCCTTCCATGAAAGTAATCCTTAGCAGCTCAACTTTCCAGCAGTAGCACAAACCCATATGCGTATTATAGATGTTCTACATGCAAGCATCACACACATACCTTGACTATCTGTAGATCAGACAACGCTCTCACAGAGTAGTCAGGACAGTAAAAACCAGAGTCTGGAGACTCACTCTGCTCTTGGCCACTGGATGGAGAGTTAGAACCTAAAATGTGAATAAGGGAAAGTCAGCCTGAATATGAAGGACACACTTAGCATTAAATAGCTCCAAGCCCAGTAAGGGCCCTCTTATGCATTTCTCTCACTTAAAAGGCACAGACTCAATGCAGCAACTCCGTAATAAGTAAATGCTCCATTCTCAAACTTTAGACCTTCCTTCCCAATCTCTACCTGCACTTTGCCCTGGGAAACAAAGGAAGACAGAAAATTAGTACAGTGAACTAAAGAATAAAGCTTAATGGATGCCATCTCTCACTTGTATTCACCTGTAGAATAAGAATGAAATAGTCCACAGGTTGGCTGCGCTGATACAGATAGTGTTCAGGGGCAAACCGTTCGCTGTCATCAAATTTCACCTCGTGTGTGACTCCTGGGAGTTTAAGCAAGTGCAAGAGGGCCTTCTCTGACATCCGAGAGGTACTGAAAAGCTCCACTTCTGCCAAAGCGAACACAAATAagctataaaatatatatgtatctgAGCGACGggattttagtttgtttttaattgaattgcacagattataggtcacattaaaatgaTGGAAAACATTCAgaagtgatttatcttggtttgaTCTCAAAAACTTGGCATTTTTACATCCACATTTTTTGTACACGTCACAttctgtatgcatttttttttgtgaaaggggATTGCAGCCATATTACTGCTCTTGAACCTTTCAAGAAGAGGGTATACCCCCCCAAAACCTTgcacaaaaagttacatttttaggTCAATTAGAAAGGTATCGTGGACCGTACTCAACTATGTACTGAAAGGGAAAAATTATTTCAGCCCCCATACATGAACATAAAATTCATGTGTAGTGGTTTTACAAGCTGTACCATTAATCACTATTGAAGCAAGCGGTTTCTATAAACAAGCAGCTAAAttttataaatggaaaaagaataTTCTACAGAACTTTCCATGGCTTTTATAAGTAAAATGATGTAAAAGATACAAAAGTAAACAGGCCCCAAAACCAATGGCAGAAGGACTCAAcgcaaagtttaaccacttaaggacccagcctgtttttcagatttggcgtttacaagatttaaacattttttttattatagaaaattacttaaaacccccaaacatacacacacacacataaaatatatatatatatatatatataacaccctagggaataaaatggcggtcattgcaatactttttgtcacatggtatttgcacagcggtcttacaagcgcacttttttttgaaaaaaataacttttttgtataaaaaaataaaacagtaaagtaagcccaattgttttatatattttgaaagataatgttacgccgagtaaaatgatacccaacatgtcacgcttcaaaattgggcccgctcgtggaatagcgtcaaatttttaccattaaaaatctccataggcgacgtttaaaaaattctataggttgcatcttttgaaagTAGGTCtaaagctagaattattgctctcgctctaacgatcgcggtgatacctcacttgtgtggtttgaacaccgttttcatatacgggcgcgttcgcttctgcatccgtgtattcttatttattttttatacatttttacactaaaaaaataaaaataaaataaaaatgtaaacatcccttgtaatagaaaaaagcatgacaggtcctcttaaatatgagatctggggtcaaaaagacctcagatctcatatttagactaaaatgcaaaaaaaaaaaaaaatttgtcatttgaaaaaattacaagaaaatattgctttaagaagcatgggcggaagtaacgttttgacgtcgcttccgccctgctatgctatggggacgggtgggggccatcttgccctcactcgtatcccagccgagcaggggagaggacccgatcgcctcctccgctaccgacggctcagaTAAGCGGCGGGAGagcggggccctctcccgccgctgataacggtgatcttgcggtgaatccgccagAGACCACGGTTATTgttgacaggaccgctcactgaaaagaggatatctcggttgtggcagcagctgctgccgttcaagatatccatctttaaaaaaaatggacgttcatatacagtgagcggtccttaagtggttaaaaaaaaaaacacgcaccaACTTCCAGGTCTCGGATCtagacaaaaatataatatacagtTGGTATAGACCGAGACAGCAAGAAAGGGTACCTTCATCAATGTTTTTAAAGCAGAGAATGCCTCCCTCCTGTTGAATCTGTGCTTTCAAGGGATACTATTTTATACAGCAATACTAATATTTATATTAGCTCACGTAAACAAACGCCTTAGTAAAGAGACATTTTAGACGACCACTTGTTTCTATAAGAAGGTGGCAAATACATCACGGTTCTGAACTTTTAATTCCTTACATAAAGGGTAATATGTTATAGGTGGAAATGTCAGGCCAGATCAAAAAGCTCCTGCTACTGTGGAGAAGTATTCTAACAATCAAGGATTACTGAAGAATGAGACATTGATAAAGTGGAGGCAGAGCACAGAACACAGCATGTAATGTTTCTATAACTGTTGCGACTTCTGTTCTGTCAAACTGCACATCCCTCTTCTAAGTCATAGAACATACCCTGAGATAAGAAGCGCTGAGTGGCCAGTAATAGTTGGGGTGATATCTTGACTTTTTGTTCCATGTCACCACCCTTGAAAAAGGACAAGTCCTCTCCTCCACGTGGTATTGTAATTGGATGCACTTTAGGATGCTTCTTCTTTACGGCTTGTTCTAAGGGAAAATGTGAAATAAAAGACATCAGGCGCAGCAGCTACATATGACCCCGTCATACAGGGTGTGACCACATGAAAATCAGGTTTTGAACAAGAAGTACGGGAATGATAGCATatgtcccaactgtccctgattttgagggactgtttcTCAAtctgaacaaagtccctctttccttctttcctcctcatttgtcccgcattttggtctaatctatatagttgtacaaaaaaaatgcactatttttctttcaaaacgtgtttcccagtggtaaacctttcatccaatttctaaattgctgcatttgtacatttcaaaagccaaaagtaatagtttaaaaaaataaaataaaatgcacttgTGGGTGTAACTAATCCATGTTTGTAttattctcctttaaaggggcgtAGCAGAGGGTGTGTCATATGCCTCCATACTTTTGCCAATAGGTGTCCTTTGTTCCAATCTTAAAGCTGGACTGGTCTAGTGACGTCTCACCAAGAACAGCAGGTATTGAAACATCTACATGTTCTAAAACCTGTCTTAACCAATGTGTCTTGCCCACTGCCCCACATACATATACTGCGGGGCGGCTGCTCCTGTGGGCAAagtcacgtacaggtatgtgatttcgcTCTTCTGGGTCTGCAGTGCGCCATGGACttgcttctgctgtgattggacacaattgGTTTGCTGATCGTTCACTAAAAaggcagaatggcagtctgcctatgtaaacaaggcagagcgtTGTTCTGCTAGTAGGGGAGACAGAGATCCAGGGTGGATATAAagcaatgattaaaaaaaaaaaaaaataaataaaaaaaagaggtatatataaataaaaaaaatatcagttgTGTTTGATTTAAAAGCGATTTGAggtttattaaatttattttaataaaatgcttttggagtaaaaaaaataaaaaaaaatctatctaaaaaGAGTTTTCTATTTAGGATGCATTAATAATTtcatttattcagcatgaaattgaGCTTGGTAATGTAGCATGAGGCTATATACatgtattctgcaatatttacatttttggtaaactcattcaatgaatccaagctctgcaggctgagataacatgcgctgcattgatgcattcacacaatttcacagtagccatgagataaaacaaagttcaggaatattccttttatcccattgttttgcaaatctatgtacgcTACAAAcaagagcacacacacacacacacacacacacacacacacacacacacctgattCAAGGTGCCAATCCTGGCTCACCACTGTCAGTAGAATAAGGTAGAAAGAAATTGATTGCACGCTGGAATCCAAAATGtgctgatgaagatttttctctTTGTCACACCAGACAAACTTGCCCCTTTTGGATTCCAGTGTGCAATCAATTTCTTTCTACCTTAtgaacactacaaactgtatgattgaatcagttctgatatcgccttttactaacctgacagctgcTTATTCCAAATAGAAAACctttattttgtttgcaaatattaaagattctaactaccagcaagaataagtccttacatttaaagagcacctgtcatttcagatccatcatagcAGCGCCTGTTAGTGGACATTCACTCATCCGCTGCCGCCACCTCCCTCCCCTTGTgccgtcactgccgcatcaccagccaaacgattaaagtgaatgagactgCGGGACCGAGATGACAGTCTGCActagaaactgaccggaaactggcttcatggtgtgaactagagccattggaatacatggaaaacactgcatttttggtgcagaaaaaaagcgcacggaactgcatctggtgtgaactagcactaaaTCGAGTTGTTTTAAATCAAGCTTTTTTTACTAGCgatttaaattgtgattttttgggggggatacagtgtagcacgaccgctcaattgtcagttaaagcaacgcagtgccgttttacaaaaaaaagtggcctggtcatgaggggggggggggggggttaaccttCTGGAGCcgatgtggttaaaaaaacatctaAACCTCAATAAAACATTGCAGCGTAGCAGTCCTTAGAGGAggaggctgcattcgttttcaagTGCATTTCCTTTACTTTCACCTGGTACAATGAATAAAACGCTTCCTATCCCCGGGTGTCTCCTCTCACTCCGCCACTGGATTAACCAAGAGTGCCATGGTTGCCACCTATGCTGGAATACAGCTACATCTGTCTTTGTTCCTCTCCATTTCATATATTGAGGATTAGTAGTTTACAGAAGAGATTGGGATTTTTGGTTTACGTGTAagattatttttaaattattttatcaaGCAAGACACGATAGGTCTCCGAAACAGTATAGTCAAGGCTTGTATCAAACAGGATACTGAAATGTAGAGCTCTGGAATGAAACTGGGCACATGGGACCACATTAAAAGGCAACCATCATCTTCCCTAGCAACCTCACACTAAGGACTCATTTACGCTTGCTTTTAGCTTCAACACACatcggctagtttacacttgcttcaaaacaaggcttcggacaggctttgttaaagctctctgaatgccagtcaaagctcctgcccctaaataaaatggttagcttacagtcctgattACACCTTGCTTTGGCTTTGCTTccaaaatgataccccatgtagctttagtggtgcttcaaagcctccatagaagtctatggcaaaactCGCTTgcagccccactgaagcctcatcaAAAGCCCCACCAAAAGCCACATCAAAGCTttatcaaagccccaccaaaagccacatcaaagcaaaagcaaggtgtaaacaggactgtaagctaaccactttgtttagtgacaggagctttgactggcgttcagaaagCTTTAACAATACATGTCCggagccatgttttgaagcaagtgtaaactagccttaaagtggaggttcaccttataaaacatttctaacactacatccagcccaattctgcatataaaattacactgaccttttttttttgccgtagatagcgtttagccgtggaattcaccgcagcttccgggtagggaatcccgcgggagtgggtgttcctattgacatgctaaacaacggcgcacacagcgcatcACGACTTCccaaaagaagctcgggtcggctctattcggcgccagtgcgcaggcgccgaatagagccgacccgacCTTCCTtcaggaagtcgtgacgcgctgtgtgcgccgtcgtttagcatgtcaatcaattggcatgtcaataggaacgcccactcccgcgggattccctacccggaagccgcggtgatttCCACGGCTAGGCGCTATGAATGAATCACTTGTATAGCGCTGacatctacggcaaaaaaaaaaaaaaaaaaaaaaaaaaaggtcagtgtcattttatatgcagaactgggctggatgtagtgttaaattttttttatagggtgaacctcccctttaaatggTGTATTTGTACATCAGGGAAAAGATAGGGTAAGCTAAACTGCATCCTTCAACTCCTCCCCAACTTACTGTAATCCTCTGATTCGTCCAATATCTCCGATTTTATAATCTCCTCAATAACATCCTCCAATGTGACTAGCCCCATCACCTCGTAGAACGGATCGCCTTCTCCTTCGTTATTCACTTTCTGGACCATAGCCATGTGCGACTTACCTGCAGAGATGTAACAGACAGTGACAAGatgtgaaatggagaacaggccaAACACAAATTTCATTACATGCAATGATAAGGAGTACAACACTCAATACGTCATTATGGAAAGCTTCAGCTTCATGTGACACTGAAATATATGCACCGGAAAAAATCACTGCCACATACCTTATAAagggatgattattattattatggaatAGTTTTCATGTCAGTTAGGACATTTGATTCTATGAACGCTATTCCACGATCCATCACACTTCATGTAAAGCAGTATTTCCTTGCACTCTTTAGAGGCTGCAATTATCTTCGGAGCATGATCTCTACCCCTAAACCTACGCATCCCCTTACATTTtgcaaaatttgggaaaaaaaagcagCACAAAAGACTTGCATGTGCGAAAGCACAAATAAACACATACTGCTCTGGCATAGCCAGGGCCTTCTCACCCTTTTTAAACTCCTCCAGCACAGCGTCCAACTTGGTGTCACTAAACACAAAGTGGACAGGGTGACTGTAGAAGCGGGTAATGGTGCTCAGAGGGGTGCAGTCATCTGGATCCACATAAGCCAAGTCTTTCAGATAAAGGATATCCACAATGTTGGTCCGCTCGTTTTCATAGACTGGTATACGGGTGTAGCCACTCTCCATGATGCTAGACATGGTGCTGAAGTCCAGGAGGGCATCGGTGGCCAGCATGAAGCAGTCATTCACAAGCGTTAAGATATCTTCCACCGTCCTGTTTCTTAAAGCTCCCTTGCTGAATTCGTCCCTCACCAACTCGCTGTAGGGATCCCCGCACCTGGCCATCTCTAGGATCCGTAGTCTCATGTAGCAGCAGCTTGGGTCCAGGCCAATCATCTTCTCCAGAAGCCAGGACAAGGGAAATGAAATGGGCCCAGGAAGCAGCAGCAAAAAGTGGGTGAGCCAAAGGCACTTGGATGCCAGCCAAGGACCCCAGCGGGAACTGATGGCAGCCGGTAGAGCTTCTCCAGCCAACCAGAGTAGTCCAGCTGCTGAAAAGATGGCACCAGCTATGGAGCCAATGGCCAGATACAGCAAGACGGCTACAGCCGCGTTGGCGATACAGCACAGGGCCAGCAGGGAAATCAGCGTATAACCTCCCCAACGAGTCCTTAGGTAGTCCAGCCTCGCGGCGCCCAGTCTTTCGGAGGGGGAACCCCAGTCTCTAAGAATACCAAGTTCTGGCGGCTCCAGGATCAGGGTGCTCAATTGCAGACCTCGGAGAAGGCCAGAGAGCAGCACACACAGGACGATTAGAAATGCCAGGAGCCAAGTCGCTAAATATTCATCTGTGGCGCCATCGCTGGCCTGATCCTTGTCCACAAACTGGTCACATGAGCCCCGGTCTCCCCCAAATGACTTCTCCCCATCCCCCAACACTGCAAAGAGCATGTCCCCCCCTGAATAAAGGACCCATTCCCCTCCCTGGAGGATACACAGTGGGTACAGGAGGTCTTTCTGCACCGTGACCCCTTCCTGAACCTGGACAGCGACCAGGCACGAGTGCTCACCACAGACCAGGAACCTCTGGAGCAGCTGCAAGGGTGCATCTGGGGCGGAAGTGCAGCTTTGGCCCCCAGGGGCACCAATAGACAGCCAGGGCCAGGTATTATTGCGGAGACCCAAGCCATAGAGGCGGAGGAAGAACACAGAACCGGGACGAGCACTGATTATCCCTCCGTCCATAGAAGCTCCAGTTCCATTCTCCAAACGCACCCCCAGCACCTGAGCCTGCTCGCTGCCCTCACCTACCACCCGTGATGCCCCCAGTCCGGCCACTAACAGCAGCCGCACAGCAGCAGCGGCGGCGGCCATGTTAGTGGAGGGAAGGCAGCACCCGCCCACTACGACCCCCCTTTTCTCCAATGCGCTGTTAGATCTGAAAGATAACGTAGCAAATGAGGAACGCGCCAATCCTCACCGACCAATAGGAAAAGGGAGGTGCGCCCGATGGGTGGGGCCGGGGCCGAGCAGCTGTAAACAAGGAAGGGAGCCAAGAGAgctaaccccttcattgccagcaGATCGCGATTGCAAACAATGAAGGGATGGAATGCAGCAAAACACAGGCGTCTTTATTATCCTCATCTATTAATATCAGGCACATGCAGTACCCACCTAGCATTGCCAGGAACACTAGCACTGTGCCCTTTCTCACCAATCAGTGCTACATGGCACACATGGTGCTTATAGTCACATTCAAGGAATTTCAGTACATGTATCAGATTTCAAGGCCACATAGAAGTCAAACCAGAAGgtttactgtttaaaaaaaaaaaatccaaatgcaCCTCTCTGAATGTAGATTCTCTGCTTTCTGTGCAAGGAGAGCAAAAAGCATGTCCGCTCTTATCCCGGCTGTGTGCTGCGAATTCACAGCAGATTCCACGCTGCATGCAAATCGCACCCCGTTCATATGAATCGATGTGGGTGTGTATGTTAGCGACCCCCTGAAATCAGTTCTCAAAATGCAGTGCCATTTGCAAAATTAGATTGCATGGGTATGAATACCCACGAGATACGGTTCTAGTGCAAccaaataaaaatagataaagtGGGGGCCTGCACGCTTTTGGTGCGAATTCGCTGCAATTTGAGCCACGCAAAATAATGGGTCAAATTGCACTGCTGAAGATTCCCATGTAATTTCACCAGGAATGTGGTTTGCCACACCACAGCGTGAACCAGGGTAAAAGGTATACTTCATGAACCCACCGCACAGTGTCCGACAAACGGTTTTATACACCTTCACCCTTCCTTTGGGTTTTCAGGGACCAACACATTGGCAACTGGGATTTCAGTGACCACCcttagacagcgccaccacccctatACTATATCAAATATTTCAATACATTCCTTCTTAGGGAGGTTTATCAGTGGAGCAGCAGCCCATACACCCATACCTTAGCGCGGAATTTAATAAATTTTCTATAAAAGGtatactcagggctttttttcttggagaataggtgcaggaactccctacttccgtgtcacctgttgtgtccaccccttacccacctccgagcaccattcattggttccaaCCCTCTACTTACCtctaagcaccattccttggttccactccctacccacctatgagcaccattccttggttccaccccctaccgagcaccattccttggttccactccctacccacctccgagcaccattccttggttccactccctacccacctatgagtaccattccttggttccactccctaccaatctccaagcaccattccttggttccactccctacccacctccaagcacaattccttggttccactccctacccacctatgagcaccattccttggttccactccctaccaatctccaagcaccattccttggttccactccctacccacctccgagcaccattccttggttccactccctacccacctccaagcactattccttggttccactccctaaccacctccaagcaccattccttggttccactccctaaccACCTCcgggcaccattccttggttccactccctaaccACCCCtgggcaccattccttggttccaccccctacccacctctcagtaatggattcagaaccaagtatcaatttgTGGTGCCAAGTAATTTCTCTACCAGCGACaactgacctccccagcaacaaaagaCTCTACCCCTGTAAAAatagatcccttccagcaacaatagatcccccagaagccagcattaatagaccctccagtacaccccagcaccccttgccattacatacattcagagctagaggtgccggaactgcgttcccccacattcctgctgaaaaaaaagccctgggtatacttcacctttaccaaaaaaaaaaatgccaatgcaGATAAGGGGTGTCTGTCGATGAAAGCAAAtggtgcagctctgactaaagttcAATAAAGCCCCTGCTGTAGGTGTGGGACATTTATGTACCTCaagaagcctgactggaatactctgAGGACATTGCCAAGAGGCGCCCAGCTGTGtttacctccaccatcacaggagagaGTTCTGTGTCAGATTCAATGCTCCTCACATGTAGTAGTGCTGAGCTCAGAGTGTGAGAGATTACTCCTGTGATGGTGAACAGTAGCAGATGGCAGTAACCATTGGCAACATCCTAGGAATTTTCCTGTTAGGCTTTATGAGCTACATAcaggcctacacctatagcaagcaCATTATTCAAAGTcagtcaaagctgcacagtttgtttttatctacagatgcccCTTATTTGCATAGGCatgtttcccctcccccagtaaAGATGACCAAACCTTTTAAGTCTCCCCAGGGCGGGCGGGGGAAGCAGTCTCCACCAGGAGAAGACCATGATCATCATTAGTGGCTTTAGCAGCCGCTTGCAATAATCTGAAGGGaacccagcaggctggttgtaccaaagttgatcaaATCGATAAActgggtacatttagcctgcccattaacggttcaaATCTTGATTCaatctgtgtatggccagcctaaacatTGGTAGCTTCATAGGGCTTTGACATGAGGACAAGGCTCTCTAATGTAGCCATGTGCTTTCAAATTGCATTAGATGCTGAAAAATTGTGGGAAAGTGAATATTGTTCATTTCCTAATGTTGTAATTGTTGGGGtaaattgtctgttttttttttttttttttttacttattaataaaaaataaaaaaaagcagatttccTGGATAACAGGTTTTGCATTTGGGACTCTGGGGCCTTCTATGACATACTATAGAAATAGAGAACTCCAgcgctgactgggggagggggggtactgcagcagcacctgtggatctgatcctaacagaaaaagtgataataatgtgaagtatggtagctgcgctgtgggggagagaatgggaaggtggaagtgaaaatggtgatgcagcagctgcatggacaGTCACTGCTCCCAATTGgaaagcctttcggcttcacagccggttccctgctGTGCAAGCACGAAGCACGCTGCACTTTATGAATGGCCCGGTAGCAGAGGGGGAAGTACAGGAGGGCTAAATTTCTGAATGATCCCATCGTGGAAAGACCTCTCAGTAGGGACGTGtaattactccccccccccccccccgaagggtggcactgggggggggataggtggaactctgctttaataattatgctaccaaaattagtgtgtgctttgAATTGCCTCCAGCACTGGTCCTGTTACTTCTTGCTTGaatctgccattttgctgaagcccaaaaCACCTcaacagtaaatcataaagcagaaCTAGACCCATCAATTTActggtttcaaaaaacagttacaagcTGAAA
It encodes:
- the CNNM3 gene encoding metal transporter CNNM3; translation: MAAAAAAVRLLLVAGLGASRVVGEGSEQAQVLGVRLENGTGASMDGGIISARPGSVFFLRLYGLGLRNNTWPWLSIGAPGGQSCTSAPDAPLQLLQRFLVCGEHSCLVAVQVQEGVTVQKDLLYPLCILQGGEWVLYSGGDMLFAVLGDGEKSFGGDRGSCDQFVDKDQASDGATDEYLATWLLAFLIVLCVLLSGLLRGLQLSTLILEPPELGILRDWGSPSERLGAARLDYLRTRWGGYTLISLLALCCIANAAVAVLLYLAIGSIAGAIFSAAGLLWLAGEALPAAISSRWGPWLASKCLWLTHFLLLLPGPISFPLSWLLEKMIGLDPSCCYMRLRILEMARCGDPYSELVRDEFSKGALRNRTVEDILTLVNDCFMLATDALLDFSTMSSIMESGYTRIPVYENERTNIVDILYLKDLAYVDPDDCTPLSTITRFYSHPVHFVFSDTKLDAVLEEFKKGKSHMAMVQKVNNEGEGDPFYEVMGLVTLEDVIEEIIKSEILDESEDYKQAVKKKHPKVHPITIPRGGEDLSFFKGGDMEQKVKISPQLLLATQRFLSQEVELFSTSRMSEKALLHLLKLPGVTHEVKFDDSERFAPEHYLYQRSQPVDYFILILQGKVQVEIGKEGLKFENGAFTYYGVAALSLCLLSSNSPSSGQEQSESPDSGFYCPDYSVRALSDLQIVKVSRLQYLNALRSSHSHTSAQSPDSIELKIFPNSQTQLLNDKNAGSAFLINAAVMGTIESVS